The Phaeodactylum tricornutum CCAP 1055/1 chromosome 8, whole genome shotgun sequence DNA segment CACGCCCGCCGAGTTGCCGCCAAATGTTAAGAAACCAAAGGTGAGTGTGAGCGCGTTAATAATTCCGACCACAACGTAGCCGGCCACGGTCATCGTGTTGAACTTTGCCATTGTCTTCTCGGTCTTGCGCTGGTCAACGTTTTTACCCGCGAGCGATCTATAAAAATCTGGAGCAGAAAAGTGCGCCATGAAGGAGACACACGCCATGGCAATTAAAATGAGCGGCGCCGGCGTTTGTAGTCGACTGTAGGTTTTGAACTGGGGCTGCATGGCTGAGGGGATGGACGCGAGCATACCCTTGCCGACCTTGGCGTACGGACTGGAAGGTACGATCTCGGGACACCGCCAAGCCAAGAATAAAGTAGAGACTACAGTACCCAGAACTCCAATGATGGAAACGGGGGCGAGCGATGCGAGACTCTGTAGATTGCAGAGTGGGACCAAGGTTGTGGCAGTCACGGCCAAAATAGCTGCTTGTCGACTCGCCCAGAGTCCGGACAAGCCACCGGCCGTTGCCAAGCTCGAAAACATGTCACCAATGATGAGATTGAAGGTCAAACAACAACCAAAGCAGTAGACAAAGTTTGCTAGTGAAACAATGGTCGAAGACTCGGATTTGTAGATCTTTTTCCACAAGTCGCCGAGACTGTTGGCTTGAGTGGCGTGAGTCAAGCGTCCGTAGAGAGTGAAAGTGTACGCACTCATTGTTCCCAAAACCACCATCAGCACATTCGCTGGAATCAGGGCGGAGGGATAATTCGAAACGGCTGCAACTCCTGCAGGGAGAGCCAAACACCCGGATCCTACAATCGCCTTGATGAGACTGAATGTAGCCGCTGCGACACTGCTTCCTCCGTCACTGTTTCCATCATCGTTTTTCGCGGCGTCGAGATTGGCGGTGGTCGCGGTAAAGCGAGCCGTAGGTGTCTGACGGGGCCATTTCCCTGCAAACCTTCCAGACGCCGTCGCTGCGGACGGCACGCTGCGTATCTGCCGGGGAGACCGACAACTTGTCGGTCGCAACGCGTTGGTCGCCGTCCACAGCAGGAAAACGAAGGAAAATCTACGATTCGGTAACATTGTCTTGACTAGCAGGATGCAGTCTGAGGTAaaggttgttgttgttgataagaTGGGCCTAATGATGAAATGAGAGGTCGTTTGCGATCACCGTCGCGACACCGGAAAAGCCGATCTTGCACGTGTTGGTATCGGCGATGGATGTGATGCCGAATCGAAATTCGGTGTCCGTCCAAAAACTGAACTTCGTACGTTGTGACTGTTTCTCGGATCTCGCAAGGGGTTCGTCCGTCCGCGTACCGAGCCTCAAATAAAGTACAGAGACCGTTCTATGTTACAGTGGATTCCACGGACACTGTGACACGGTCGAATTCGCAGACAATTAATTGGACATGTATCTGCTAGCTGGCTAGAGGTTCCTGGAATTGACAGATGACAATCACACCTCGGAAAATGAAACGAATTCTTGGCAATCCTGGAAAACTTTACCGCCCGTAAAACCGTAACTCACATTAACTTTTCGAAACGTAGATCCATCTCACGATACTCCTATTCGTAcagaaaagcaaagaaacGCCCACTGGAATGAAAGCGTCGCCCACTAATGGGATTGTCAAGGCGAGTCCCCACAgcaagacgaaaacgatggCAGCACTAGCCTTGCTTTCTTCGGGACAGATCCCGCTGACGACCTTCCAAGCCAAGGTGTACCATGCTCTAGTAAAAGTACCGGAAGGAAAAGTGACCACCTACAAAGAACTAGGTTTGGCGATCGATTGCCGTTCAGCCCAGGCAATCGGACAAGCTCTCAAGCGGAATCCGTACGCTCCCACGGTGCCCTGTCACCGGGTGGTGCAGTCGGATCTATCGCTAGGGGGCTTTGGAGGCACACGTAGTGGGGCGAAGATTGACCGAAAGATAGCACTCCTGCAATCGGAGGGTGTTCGGTTGAACGGCAATGGCTGCATCGAGAAGTCGAGCGTCTATACTTTTCCGAAGAAACCACAATAATTATATGGTATTCCACGTTTACAGTCAGCATTTGTAATAAGACTCGGTTGATATGTAAGACAAAGGGATTGCGAAGTCAGCACGAGTAGCATACGCTGACAATACGAATAGCCCTGTGATCTACAGGCTAGATGTTCCACAGGGATTTCAATTCTCTGGGCGTTGCATTACGATGGAGTGACGAGAGTGAGTAGTGATTCCAAGCACACAACAAATAAATCTAGACAAGCAGCCCCTCCATAGAATGCAGTTGTTGTGTTGACACAGTAAGAGAGAATTTATAATAGGTCGAAAGCGTGACCTTTGGTTCGCCGTCCTCGGATTAGTTGCTGCGAACAAGTTACTAGAAGTTTGCGGAATGCTACAAAATATGCCCGATCCGTTATCAACTCAAACTTCCGGAGGGGAAGCACCGTTCAAAGGGCTCTGGATCGCTCCAGTCTTTTGTGGAGAAAGTCCCCAAGGAAACATGGTAACGAACTCCTCGGCGGCAGTTGGATGGATTGCTATGGTAGCATCAAAGTCGGCCTTCGTGGCTCCCATCTTAAGCGCAATTCCAAATCCTTGTAGCATTTCGTCCGCTCCCATACCAATCACGTGTAGACCCACCACCAATTCATTCTCTCCAGCACAAATTAATTTCATCGCTGTTTTGGGCTTGTCCTCCGGCTCGATCTGCCATGGTCCGTAGTACAAGTTGGCAAACTTGGACCGGTATACCTTGACATTTTCCTTACCATATTTCTCCTTAGCTTCCTCTTCCGACAAACCGATAGTACCAATCGTCGGATGAGAAAAGACTACTGTGGGAACCAAGTCGTATGAAACTTTTGCGTCCTTGAATGCTGGGCCCCCAAAGAGGCGATCGGCGAGGCGCCTCCCTGCAGCTATGGCCATCGGCGTTAACTCAACGTTTCCACAGACATCTCCCAAGGCATAAATACCGTCCACATTTGTTTCCGAATACTCGTTGGCGGCAATATAGCCTCCCTTCTTTTGCTCAACGCCTAACTCCACCAGGTTTAACCTGTCGACGTTGGGACGGCGTCCTGGAGCCATCAGTACAGTATCCACGCCTTCGATCTTTTCACCATTCTGCAGGTATACGGTTTTGAGACCGTCGCTGTCGGCTTCGATCTTTTCTACGCCGTCCGTGTTGCGATAAATCTCAATACCTTGTCGCTGCATTTCTTCATCCAAGGTGTCGCGGAGAATTTCGTCAAAGTGGCGCAGCGCCTGCCCCTTCCTAACAACCAATTTTGTGTCGGTTCCTAGCGCCTGCAAGACACCCGCGAGCTCGACGGCGATGTATCCTGCGCCGACCACTACAGCTTTGCGCGGGAGTTCCTCCAATTCAAAGAAACCGTCGGAACTGATCGCGTATTCCTCAATGCCTTCGCCTTTCGGAAAGACGGGGACTCCTCCGACGGCAATCAATATGTGCTTCGCAGTATATTTGATCGGATCGCCTTCGCTGGGTTGGATGTGGACTTCACCAGGTCCCGATAGGGACGCATAACCAAGAATTTTGGTGACACCTGAATTGTCCAGATTCCGGTCGTAGATTCCGTTCAAACGCGCAATATACTTGTCCCGAGCTTGTTTGAGAACATTCCAATCGAACGTGATATTGTCCATACCAGAGAACCCATAGTGACTCATATCATGGACCGATTCGGCAATGGATGCAGCGTTCCACATGACTAAAACACATGGCAAAAGACATTATGTTAGCAAAACCGAAAACGGACAGTGCATTTGGGAAAGCCCGAAACAAAATGGCACGAACCTTTTTTGGGCACACACCCAACATTTACACACGTTCCACCAAGACGAGCAACTTCCGTCACAGCAACCTTTGCACCATAGGTAGCGGCTCGTCGGGCTGAGGCCATACCCCCCGATCCCGCTCCAATCACGAAAAAATCGAAATCGTATTCCTTATTGTCGTCCGATGTGGCCGACATGGTTCGCGCAGTTACAGTAGTCCTCAAAAATGTTGGTCGCAGTTGGGTGTTGGCGCTATTGCTACCATGGGATGCGGCGAAAACTCGGGAGGTCTTCGTGGCGAGGCTGGCAAAGGATGAGACGAAAGCTCCTGTGGTCCTCGCACCAGAGTGCGACGAGGAAGCAGCCACCATAATGGGGGTGCGTCGGCTGACGAATGAGGCTGCTATTGCAAAACAAAATCCCATGACTGTACGAAGCATGTCAATTTCTGTACAAGGGAAAAAGATGGAGCCGTAGCGTGACGAGAAATATGAGATACGGGAGGGAGCTATCGATGCAGTTCGGAGATGTATATTCGCTTATCAGTAAAGGAAGTAATGGCACAGATAAACGTCGACACGAGGCTATGAAGTTTCTTTCCGGACAATAACAGGATGGATGATGCCGACAACGAGAGAGTCGGTCTCCAGCCTGGCTCCGATCGAAAAGTTCGTGAGAGAAAGCTCGTTGAACAGAAGTGCAGAATACAACACTTAGGGCGTCGCTATTGTGAAATACTGTGGTTGATTCAGAGTCCTATAGAATACAGTTAGTGCGAGGCGTTGTCGTCGGAGTTTGTGATCGGATGTTGACTGTTTTCCCGCAGAGTCAGACTACGTAATGGCTCACGTAGAAATCACGCGCCACCTGGAAGAAGGGAACGGTATCGATCTTCGACGCAGATCTTCGTTCCAAACACTTTCCTCGAGCGTAGGACAGAAACGCTTACGTCGTATCCGACACAGGCGTCGATTTTGTCAACCATATCGTCCTTTCCTCGAGCTTACAATGTTCATTAGGTACAGCAAATTCGGTCCACGAACTTAGTTAAGCGTCTGTTCTCGTACGCCTCAAAGTTGAGTAGACTTGTCACGTCGCTCATTGGGTACGGCGCGAGGCACAATAAAAATTCGCAACGGAATATCTTACGAGCTATTTGGACGTGAACACTTCGACGACCGATACAGAGGCCACCGGGTTCCAAGAATTTCGTTCGGGCCGAATCCAAAATGTTGTTGTTCACTGCAAACGGTAAAGCATCCAAAGGTCTGATGTCTGCACCCACATCATTATCGGTAGCAACAGCAGAGTCTACTGATTTATCCCAGCACGGAGAAAGCGGCGCAATGGTAAACTGCAAAGTGAATTTCCAGGCACCGCAAAGAATTGTTCCAGACAGAGCACTGGCAGAGATGCACAGGACTCCTGTTGTCTGCTTACACTGAACAACATAAACAATATAAAGCAATTAATGGCTTGTTTCGAAGTACCGGAACTGCTTTATACTGTAGCATTTGCAATGATTCGTTGGTACGGCATAGAACGACGAGATTGTTTACGGTTAATGTGTAAGAGCCGTTAACAGGAAACTTCAGCTTTCCATAGTCGCCAAACCAAAATATTCTAACAACCAATCAGGATGTTGGACAGAGCAGGTGGACCTAAGAGACTGCCATACAGTGTGCTCTACGAGCTCTCCGTAGGAAGGAAAGGAAAGTACCCGGAGAGGCATTTTTAGAAACGCAGGCCAACGTCGTAGAACAGTACCGCTTCTCACACAGAACTGTACAACGCTCTCGAGCGGAAAGACTGCAGGGAAGCAGCCTCGGTTTTCGCGCTGGTGAGTCCTCTTTTGATCAATGTTTTGCTTTCATCGTGTAGAATAGGATGTAAGGGACAGGATTGGAGGCTCTTGTAGTCGGAAAAGCCATTGTTTGTGCGACAAAGGCATATCGTACCTGCATCGCATTCTTCCGTACAGACAGCGTTGTCAGTCCGAGCGTGCTTGTCCACGTCTGCCCGTATGTCATCTCCGCAGGATCTCTGAATCTATGTATATCGTCCCGTATAAAGTATTTGACTGTCACTTATGGGATGTCTGATATTTTGTTTCGTAAATATGGATGTTGGTGACTCTGTTCGTAAGTGGATGTAAATTCCAAACGCTCATGCACGGGTCAGACACAATTTGGTTCACTGGACCTTCCGCAGCTTCGCTGAAGGACATCTCCCCGACACCCCTGATCGATCCGCACATGCACGCAGCATCGAATGACCGGCCTTTTGTGCAGCACCATGGTTTTCACGAGTGCGCCACTAACCAACACTCTGGCTTTCCTTTGTTTTGCAGATACCAAAAGGAGGCGTTCCAGCTAGTGAGTGTCGTCCGGAGGCGTAAACGGGACAAATGATGGCCCCTTTTGACGGCACCGGAGGTCCACAACAGGGAAATCCCGGGGTGCAGCCGCTGCAACAAAGGCCTCCCATGCCACCAGGCCATCCTGGTATGCCGAATCAGGGGATGCCGCCTGGACATCACCGACCCATGAACCCTCCCCATTACACTCATCAAAACTCGGGGAATATGGGTGGAATGCCCGGACAGCCTCCGCCTCCTTACCCAATGCCCCAATCTCCGGCAAACGGAAGGCAACCGAGCTACTCGGGCATGCCACAGAATCCTGGCCAGTATTCGTCGCATCCGCCGCTGCACTCGCCCCGTCAACACCAAGGCGGACCGCCGCCTCCACAGATGCACCCAAATATTCCTCATCCTTCTCAtccgcaacagcaaatgcatCGGACGGGTTCCATGGGGCGCAGCACGTCTTCCAGTATGGGGCACGCGATGCCGCCAATGCAGCAAGACCCGATGCGCGGATCTAATTCGCAGGGGACGCACAGTCGGCAtcatcagcaacagcagtttGTGTCGACCTCGAACGGTATGGGAGGAAGCGGTCCAAGTGGAAACTGGCAGAGCGACAACGACACTCCGCACCGCAGAGAAATGATCCAGCATATGTAAGCATTAGAAAGGCCTCGTTAGGCATCTCACATGTGTTCACGACTTGGCTCACAACATGCTGTTTTTTGGTACAGTCTTAAGCTCttgaaaaaggacaagaacgGATCCCCCGAATCGATGAACAAGCTCCCCCAAATGGCGAAACAGTTAGAGGTTTCTCTGTACAGGAATGCGCGGTCGTTTGAAGCTTACATGGACATGGCTACTCTGAAGCAGCGATTGCAACAAATCGCAATGGAGGTTTCGCGAAAAGCTCGAGGTCAAGGAGATTTATCGCAACGCGATGACCGCGGAATTTACGCTGATCGCTCGCAGTCCTTCTCAAGTCAAAACGGGATGAAACGTAGCGACCGTGGAATACCTGGCGGAACAAACTCTCCTTTCATGGGAAATTCTAGCTCAAACTCCGCTCGAATGGTCGCTTTGGAAGAGATTAATCCGATGGCCAATCCAGGTGGCGATATGCTGAGAAATGGCCCCGCCTATAGCTCTGCCCGGCCACCAAGTCACGTGAATGATCGGATGAGCCAGTCAAGTCATCGACCTCCTGTATCGcagtcatcgtcgtcgacgcagTCTCGGAACGATCCCGATTGGAAAGTCAGAATACGTCACAAACAGCAACGTCTTCTGCTTCTTCACCATTCTGCTAAATGCATGGCCGAAGAAGGGCGATGTACTATGACATCTCACTGTGGGGACATGAAGCGTCTTTGGCGTCACATGGAGGGTTGCAAGGACAACAATTGCAGAGTTGGTCACTGTTTTTCATCCCGTGCTATTTTGAGTCACTACCGGAAGTGTAAAGATCCAAGCTGCCCAGCATGCGGTCCGGTCCGAGATACTGTTCGCAAATCGAGGAATTCGCCTTCTTCCAGGACCATGCCCAACAACTCCACCGGGCCCATGATGAATGCGATGAGGGGGATGGCACAGATTTTACCACCCcaatcatcgtcgtcctcgcAGGGGATGATGCCGTCGGATCCCCTTGGCTCCTCTGTTGGATCGTATGGAAACGGTGGAAGTTCCGTGGCCCCTCCTTACCCTCATCATTCTTCGTCTGCCTCGCGAGCAGCTATGCCGCCGCCCTCCGCGTCTGGTACAAATGGTTCCAGTGCATCGATGCAATATCAACCTCCACAAATATCTTCACCATCACAGTTTCGACCATCCAGTCGAGGTGGCACGCAGACACAGGGACCGCCCCCCTCTGTTCAGCCTCTTTACGGGTCAGATCGCGCGGCTGCCGACTCACGCATGCCGCCAGCTCCTGTGCAGAGATTGCAAGATCCAAAATCTAGACCACCGATGGGCTCGGCTTCTTCGAGATCAATGGCCAGCTCTGGCGAGACGGAATTTGCTGAGTCGCAGAGGATTCGCCACAAGCAACAGcgcttgctgctgcttcgTCATGCATCCCGCTGTCAACATGAAGCGGGGAAATGCCCAGCTACCCCTCACTGCGCTAGTATGAAGCGACTTTGGAGACATATTGCAAATTGTAAGGATCAGGACTGCTCTGTTCAACATTGTCTTAGTAGTCGCGGCGTTCTCAGCCATTATCGACGGTGTAAAGATGCGCTCTGTCCTGCATGTGGGCCTGTCCGAGAAACTATACGGAAAAGTCATGAGATGGAAAGTCAAAGCAATCCACAAGGGGTACCGTCCGACAATCGGTTTATGGGTCGAGATGATTCGTTCGGTCGGTCAAGTTCCGTTACATCGCCAACCGAACAGGAACCGAAGCGTATGAGAACAGAACATCGCCCTAGCGCGGCGTCTATAAAATCAGCGCGCTCTACGCCTGTGAGCGCGCCTCCTTTGAAGCAAGAACCCCCTCGAAGCATAGGCAAAGGTGAGAAAGTAGCTCCATCTGCTGAAAAAGATTCGAAAGGAAGTGTCGACCGATCACTCCTCGAGAGTTTCTCGGTGAAGGAGCTCGAAACTCATTTGCGATCGCTGGAACGAGAGACCCAACTTCCTCCGGCGAAGCTCAAGTCTAAATGTCTGGATGTATTAAAGGGTTTAATGGCTCACCAACACGGTTGGGTTTTCAATGGTCCAGTCGATCCAGTTGAGCTCGGTCTTGTTGATTATTTTGAAATTATCAAGAAGCCCATGGACCTCGGCACCATTCAAAAGCGTTTGGAAAGTAGTGCATACCACTCCATCGATGACTTTAAAACGGATATCTTCTTAACTTTTGAGAATGCAATGGTGTATAATGAGGATGGTTCCGTTGTCTACGACATGGCGAAGCAGCTGAAGGTTAAAGCCGAATCTGACATGAAGAGACTTGTGGCACAACTGGAAACAGAAGACCTTGAAAGACGCCAGAATGAACGCGCGTGCACCTTGTGTGGTTCAGAGAAACTGTTGTTTGAACCTCCTGTTTATTTTTGTAACGGAATTAATTGTCAATCGCAGCGGATCCGACGAAACAGTCACTTCTATATCGGAGGAAACAACCAATACTTTTGGTGTAGCCCTTGCTTTAATGAACTTGATGATAAAATTCCGATTGAGCTTGCCGACTTGACAGTCATGAAAAACaatctgaagaagaaaaagaatgaCGAGATTCACGAGGAGAGCTGGGTACAGTGTGACACTTGCGAACGGTGGGTTCACCAGATATGTGGACTTTTTAACACCCGTCAGAATAAAGAGCACCACAGCGAGTACTGTTGTCCTAAATGTTTGCTTGAAAAACGCAAAACTGTTTCAATAACTCCAGCGCCGAAGCCATTGCTGGCTGCGGACTTGCCGCGGACTACTTTATCGGAGTGGCTAGAACGCAGTGTCACTAAGAAAGTGGAAAAAAGGAAGAGAGAACTGGCCGAAGAGCGTTCGCAGAATGAGGTACGTGTCTCTACATTTTGTTCATCGAGCAAGTCGTTTATGTATCGATTTAACTAAGGAAGTCTTTTCTCTTTCAGGGGATATCTCTTGAAGAAGCTTTGCGACAGGTAGAAAGTGGCGGCCCAATAATAATTCGTCAAGTTACCGCGATGGATAGAAAGCTTGAGGTTCGCGAGCTGATGAAAAAGCGATATGCACACAAGAATTATCCTGACGAATTTCCCTTTCGGTGCAAATCGATTGTCGTTTTTCAGCATCTTGACGGAGTTGATGTCATTCTGTTTGCGTTGTATCTCTACGAACACGGTGAAGACAATCCTCCGCCCAACCAACGAACCGTGTACATCTCATATCTGGACAGTGTTCACTTTATGAGGCCTCGCAAACTCCGGACCTTTGTGTACCATGAGATTCTGATTGCCTATTTGGACTACGCTAGGCGACGGGGATTTGCAACTGCTCATATTTGGGCATGCCCACCTTTGAAGGGTGACGATTACATTTTCTACGCTAAACCAGAAGACCAGAAGACTCCGAGAGATTCACGACTGCGCCTTTGGTACATTGACATGCTCGTAGAATGTCAAAAAAGGAGTATCGTCGGCAAAGTAACGAATATGTACGATATTTATTTCGCAGACCCGAATTTGGACGCCACTGCTGTTCCCTATTTGGAGGGCGACTATTTTCCTGGTGAAGCGGAGAATATTATAAAAATGCTCGAAGAAGGTGGAGGCAAGAAACTTGGGTCAGTggggaaaaagaagaaaagcaaatcGTCGAAAGCGCAGAAGAATAAGGGAGGAAATACGGGTACTAGATCCACTGgagtcgacgaagaagcgctTATTGCGAGTGGTATTCTGGATGGAACCAAGAGTTTAAAGGACCTTGATCGTGATCAGGTCATGGTGAAGCTGGGTGAAACGATTCAGCCTATGAAGGAAAGTTTTATAGTAGCGTTCTTAAATTGGAAAGATGCTCGCGAAGAAGATATGATAGTCCcagaagaaatcgaaatggCTAGGATTGAATACGCAGCGAAAGGTGATCCAGAgcttgttggaagcaaacGTGATGCTGCTGGAAACATGAGAGACGCTACGTCGAAGACGGGCGCGAATGGAGAGCCTGTAAAGGTTATTGATGACGACGCTGAAGATCTAGATTGCGAGTTTTTGAACAATCGCCAAGCATTCTTGAATCTTTGTCGAGGAAACCATTATCAATTTGACGAGCTCCGGCGAGCAAAGCATACTTCATTGATGCTCCTTTGGCATCTACATAACAGAGATGCACCAAAATTTGTGCAGCAGTGCGTTTCTTGCAGTCGCGAAATCCTCAGTGGCAAACGTTTTCACTGCGACACGTGCCCTGACTATGATCTCTGTCAAGATTGCTACAAAGACCCTAAGGCAAACAGAGGTAACTGTACGCACGCTCTTAAACCACTCGCCGTTGAAGCTGATTCCGGACAGGATCGCAGTGGGCTATCAGAGCAAGAACGCATGCAACGCCAGCGAAACCTGTTGTTACACATTCAACTTATCGAACACGCTTCAAGGTGTTCCTCTCAGACATGTTCTTCATTAAATTGcgcaaaaatgaaaaaatatCTGCAGCATGCTCGTGTCTGCAAGGTTAAAGTATTAGGAGGGTGCAagatttgcaaaaagatcTGGACCTTACTCCGAATTCATGCGCAGAAATGTAAGGATACAAATTGCCCCATTCCACAATGCAATGCGATTCGTGAGAAGATGAGGCAACTgcaaaagcagcagcaggCTATGGACGACCGGCGCCGTCTGGAAATGAATCGTCACATGCGTTTCTCCACCGCAGGAGGCTCTTGAGAAACCGAAAATATTTTTCGTAATATAATAGAGCTTTGTTTTCATATTTTACATGGTTTTTGTGCTTCATACTTAATTTGCGTGGTAGGGCATAGCGACAAGGAAGGAGCGGCTATCAACTTCACTCATGCGTTGCTGTTTTGCATAGTAATGTAAACCATCAAATCGGAATCTGTCTGGCCCGCCTAGCCAGTCTGGTATGTATTCATTTTCAACTACCGCGCCCAACTGAGCAAGAGCCTTTTCTTTATTATGCGGCAACACCATGATCTTTTCTCTGACTTCTTTGGTCAATAAATTTTTGACAATATTGACGAAAAACTCGGCCGATCGCGAGAGATTGATCAAAAGTAGCACTCCAAGCCGGTCCGGGTAATGATCCTGGAGCATAGTGACGTGCTGTTTAATGTGTGCAATGTTTGGCATTTTTGACCACTCGTAATTGGTGGCATCGATGACCGCATTAAACTTGCCGACACGCCCGTGGGAATCGCGGAGCGCGGCGGCAATGGCTGCGTCAACTGTGTTGAGAATTACACGAAAATAAGCCATGCCATCAACAGTTTGGTGCATCCCGGGACGGACCCAAATCATGGCATGACGACCATAGCGAGAATTCTGGGGCGAGGCCTTGGCGAATCCTCTCGTGTATACCCATCCAATACGGTTCTCCGAAATGCCTGACGGTGACATCATCCAAGGTCGGTACGTTTCACGCCATTGCAAAGTGTGCAGTACGCCTTGCTCGGCGGGACACCCCGTTTTGCATAAACGGAAAGGAAAGTGGGTGAAGGAAAGATCGCGAGGATTTCGCAGGGACTTGGACAAGATCCTGTAGTGGCCGTATAAAAGAAAGCCCCCGTCTTTTTGTCCGAGCGGTGTCAATGATTTAGGTTTTGTATGATTTCCTACCGGAAACCACCAAGAGGCATCACCATGCCCGCCCCAGGGCACTTTTTTGGCTCGATCAAGCACATCCGGACATTTCTGGTGCACACGAGTAGCCAGCTCGGTCAAAAGCTGCTGTTCCAAGCTCGATATTTTTGGAGGCGACGTGGAAGCCTGTGGAATGGCGATCGAATTGTATCTACTGTTAAGAGCAGACAAGGGAGTTGTTTTGGACTTGCGTCGTAATACAAAGCGAGTAAAGCTGCGGGCTCCTTTCCAACCCTTGACCACGGGAGAAGCTTTCCAGGCCTTCAGCCACTTATGGTGGGATTTCGGGGACGGATCTACGGCGGGAGCAGCCACGGAACAAACGGAGGGATTTGGCAACTGAGAGCTCGCCCAGTTAGAGATGAGGAACAGAATGATTAGATAGCTAAAAACGAGAGCAACCCAAAAAGATGT contains these protein-coding regions:
- a CDS encoding predicted protein, producing MLPNRRFSFVFLLWTATNALRPTSCRSPRQIRSVPSAATASGRFAGKWPRQTPTARFTATTANLDAAKNDDGNSDGGSSVAAATFSLIKAIVGSGCLALPAGVAAVSNYPSALIPANVLMVVLGTMSAYTFTLYGRLTHATQANSLGDLWKKIYKSESSTIVSLANFVYCFGCCLTFNLIIGDMFSSLATAGGLSGLWASRQAAILAVTATTLVPLCNLQSLASLAPVSIIGVLGTVVSTLFLAWRCPEIVPSSPYAKVGKGMLASIPSAMQPQFKTYSRLQTPAPLILIAMACVSFMAHFSAPDFYRSLAGKNVDQRKTEKTMAKFNTMTVAGYVVVGIINALTLTFGFLTFGGNSAGVVLNNYANADIGASVSRLLVAISVIGGFPFLFSACRSAALDLFAKKGQTVTRATETRYTSVLLAILTAIALVIKDAGFVVSFNGALMGTALIYIFPTLLFLKQSAGSTTKSTRLSLERAFCKFLVGFGVVSSLIGGATSVMNSYFPHLLR
- a CDS encoding predicted protein; this translates as MAALALLSSGQIPLTTFQAKVYHALVKVPEGKVTTYKELGLAIDCRSAQAIGQALKRNPYAPTVPCHRVVQSDLSLGGFGGTRSGAKIDRKIALLQSEGVRLNGNGCIEKSSVYTFPKKPQ
- the Gsr_2 gene encoding glutathione reductase (glutathione reductase, N terminus contains putative ER signal peptide (SignalP 0.857); putatively targeted to chloroplast), whose protein sequence is MSATSDDNKEYDFDFFVIGAGSGGMASARRAATYGAKVAVTEVARLGGTCVNVGCVPKKVMWNAASIAESVHDMSHYGFSGMDNITFDWNVLKQARDKYIARLNGIYDRNLDNSGVTKILGYASLSGPGEVHIQPSEGDPIKYTAKHILIAVGGVPVFPKGEGIEEYAISSDGFFELEELPRKAVVVGAGYIAVELAGVLQALGTDTKLVVRKGQALRHFDEILRDTLDEEMQRQGIEIYRNTDGVEKIEADSDGLKTVYLQNGEKIEGVDTVLMAPGRRPNVDRLNLVELGVEQKKGGYIAANEYSETNVDGIYALGDVCGNVELTPMAIAAGRRLADRLFGGPAFKDAKVSYDLVPTVVFSHPTIGTIGLSEEEAKEKYGKENVKVYRSKFANLYYGPWQIEPEDKPKTAMKLICAGENELVVGLHVIGMGADEMLQGFGIALKMGATKADFDATIAIHPTAAEEFVTMFPWGLSPQKTGAIQSPLNGASPPEV
- a CDS encoding predicted protein, whose amino-acid sequence is MKRLWRHIANCKDQDCSVQHCLSSRGVLSHYRRCKDALCPACGPVRETIRKSHEMESQSNPQGVPSDNRFMGRDDSFGRSSSVTSPTEQEPKRMRTEHRPSAASIKSARSTPVSAPPLKQEPPRSIGKGEKVAPSAEKDSKGSVDRSLLESFSVKELETHLRSLERETQLPPAKLKSKCLDVLKGLMAHQHGWVFNGPVDPVELGLVDYFEIIKKPMDLGTIQKRLESSAYHSIDDFKTDIFLTFENAMVYNEDGSVVYDMAKQLKVKAESDMKRLVAQLETEDLERRQNERACTLCGSEKLLFEPPVYFCNGINCQSQRIRRNSHFYIGGNNQYFWCSPCFNELDDKIPIELADLTVMKNNLKKKKNDEIHEESWVQCDTCERWVHQICGLFNTRQNKEHHSEYCCPKCLLEKRKTVSITPAPKPLLAADLPRTTLSEWLERSVTKKVEKRKRELAEERSQNEGISLEEALRQVESGGPIIIRQVTAMDRKLEVRELMKKRYAHKNYPDEFPFRCKSIVVFQHLDGVDVILFALYLYEHGEDNPPPNQRTVYISYLDSVHFMRPRKLRTFVYHEILIAYLDYARRRGFATAHIWACPPLKGDDYIFYAKPEDQKTPRDSRLRLWYIDMLVECQKRSIVGKVTNMYDIYFADPNLDATAVPYLEGDYFPGEAENIIKMLEEGGGKKLGSVGKKKKSKSSKAQKNKGGNTGTRSTGVDEEALIASGILDGTKSLKDLDRDQVMVKLGETIQPMKESFIVAFLNWKDAREEDMIVPEEIEMARIEYAAKGDPELVGSKRDAAGNMRDATSKTGANGEPVKVIDDDAEDLDCEFLNNRQAFLNLCRGNHYQFDELRRAKHTSLMLLWHLHNRDAPKFVQQCVSCSREILSGKRFHCDTCPDYDLCQDCYKDPKANRGNCTHALKPLAVEADSGQDRSGLSEQERMQRQRNLLLHIQLIEHASRCSSQTCSSLNCAKMKKYLQHARVCKVKVLGGCKICKKIWTLLRIHAQKCKDTNCPIPQCNAIREKMRQLQKQQQAMDDRRRLEMNRHMRFSTAGGS
- a CDS encoding predicted protein yields the protein MVGKKRRSTKTLESLSTTPSDGVNGEKSECVDESYSSLLHPRPLATVSWSTSFWVALVFSYLIILFLISNWASSQLPNPSVCSVAAPAVDPSPKSHHKWLKAWKASPVVKGWKGARSFTRFVLRRKSKTTPLSALNSRYNSIAIPQASTSPPKISSLEQQLLTELATRVHQKCPDVLDRAKKVPWGGHGDASWWFPVGNHTKPKSLTPLGQKDGGFLLYGHYRILSKSLRNPRDLSFTHFPFRLCKTGCPAEQGVLHTLQWRETYRPWMMSPSGISENRIGWVYTRGFAKASPQNSRYGRHAMIWVRPGMHQTVDGMAYFRVILNTVDAAIAAALRDSHGRVGKFNAVIDATNYEWSKMPNIAHIKQHVTMLQDHYPDRLGVLLLINLSRSAEFFVNIVKNLLTKEVREKIMVLPHNKEKALAQLGAVVENEYIPDWLGGPDRFRFDGLHYYAKQQRMSEVDSRSFLVAMPYHAN